CAGGAAGGGTATCAAGACCCTGACTTAATGATGGTCTTTCAATCAGGGAAAATAACCCATGATGGAGGCTCATTCCTGGTTCCTTCAGATGATAGTTTCAGCTGGATCATGAATCTCCATCTCCTGCTCACAGGAATGTTGTGATAAATACATAGGGCTAGATACCATTACATGTTGTACTCAGCTGCCAAGAGAAaggttaagattttaaaaaagaaatcagcaTCACTGGAATGCATGCGGCAACTGGATCTAGCATAGTTCATTGCATGCACAGATTTGGATACAGGATACAAGTTTAAGGGAGTGGTTAACTAGTGCAGAAAGGGACCAGGCAGCTTTTCATAATTTAGAGAACTTTGTATGTCAGCAGTGTTACACTTGACTgggaaacaaatatattaaaattgacaatttaaaaagttaatttagCTTCACTGGTGTACCTTTCAAAATCAAGGTTCCATGAGTTCTTGCAGGCAAGCAGGCTGGCTGGGGCTGGCTGGGGCTAGCTGGCTGGCTCTGGCATCTAAAACAGTCCACCAGTATTGGACATGaattttctccttccatttttgttGTAGGCAATCCAGGGAAGCCAACAGTCCATATACTATATGTGCAGTATGTCATAAAGGGGAAATTCCAAATGGATTCAAATGGATTCAAGGTTCCATTTGagttctttaaggagaaaggcaagacatGAATGAATGCGGACTGGGAACCCCTCCCCCCCGGCCTGGAGGGGACACACGTATAACTGTTTCCAGatcctgagtgtgtgtgtgtgtgtacttgatTTTGGACCAGACACAGAAATATCATCCAACAGTTTTCAATTCCCTGCAATTCTGTTGCAAAGGAAGGGAGAAACCAGAAGCCCTGCTGGAAATGGGAAGCCCTGCTCTGGTTGAGATCTGTCAGCTGTTTCCACACAATGGAAACGGCTGGCTGGCTGTGGCTGGCTGACTGTGGCTGGCTGACTGTGGCTGGCTGGCCTTTACAACAAGAAAACAATCTAAAATCTAAAATACCATCAAATAGTTTTCAGTTCCCTGCAATTCTGTTGCAAAGGAACAGAGAAAAAGGGGAAGCCCTGCTGGAAATGGGAAGCCCTGCTCTGGTTGAGATCTGTCAGCTGTTTCCACACAATGGAAACAGCTGGCTGTGGCTGGCTggcgctggctggctggctggctctggcTGGCTGACTGTGGCTGGCTGGCCTTTGTAACAAGAAAACAGTCTAAAATCTAAAATACCGTCAAACAGTTTTCAATTCCCTGCAATTCTGttgcaaaggaagagagaaaccaGAAGCCCTGCTGGAAATGGGAGACCCTGCTCTGGTTGAGATAAGCCTTACATTATTGGCCTAGCGCGTGGACACACGGCGGCGTGATCGCCGTGGTGccggtggtggaggaggtggaggaggaggaggaatcacAGCAGCTTGACGCATCTGGgacagaaaggaagaggggaagtggtGCGGTTAATTGTCTGTTGCTTGGCGGGGGGGTGTCCTACCACTTTTATCATTACCAGTTTCCCACCGATTTACACATATTATTCCTGTGCCTAATCCAATATTACGCCGATtaatacacacgcacacacatatatatattttaaagtgttcAAAACATCTAAAACAGTCCATCAGTATTGGACATGAatcttctccttccatttttgttGTAGGCAATCCAGGGAAGCCAACAGTCCATATACTATATGTGCAGTATGTCATAAAGGGGAAATTCCAAATGGATTCAAATGGATTCAAGGTTCCATTTGagttctttaaggagaaaggcaagacatGAATGAATGCGGACTGGGAACCCCTCCCCCCCGGCCTGGAGGGGACACACGTATAACTGTTTCCAGatcctgagtgtgtgtgtgtacttgatTTTGGACCAGACACAGAAATACCATCCAACAGTTTTCAATTCCCTGCAATTCTGttgcaaaggaagagagaaaccaGAAGCCCTGCTGGAAATGGGAAGCACTGCTCTGGTTGAGATCTGTCAGCTGTTTCCACACAATGGCcagccggctggctggctggctggcccttCTTTGCCCTTCATTGTAGGATCAAGTTGTAGGTTGTCTTCTAAGAGTATGAAACATTTGTTACCTCAGCTGAGGAAAGCTGTATCAGGGAGTCATTTGGTGGGCTTCAGGGCTTTGCCAGAGTTTGTGGAAATAGAGGCCAGAGTTTGTGTGTTGTATGGTTACTAACTACGGGGAGATTGCAACTCTAATTTgcactaattactttttaaaagcaattttacaagCTTTGCTTCCTGAATCACTACAATAAAAACATTTACAATCCTCTGTGTTTTGCAGTATGGGCCTGATTGTTGTGGAGCTGTATTGGAAGCATGCACCCAAGACTTGTAAGAATTTTGCGGAACTAGCCAGACGAGGTTATTACAATGGCACAAAGTTTCATAGGATAATTAAGGACTTCATGATTCAAGGGGGAGATCCTACAGGAACCGGTATGGTCACATTCAAAATAAACAGCATATCATgttcaggattctagtggaaacTAATCTGTAGCAAAAAAAACTTACTAAAACATAATTGGTGATCCCAAAATAACAAAACATTCCAACATAACTCTTGTATTTTTATGCACTCTTCTTCCTGCATGTATGAAAAATAAGCTACCTTGATCATATGTACTGAGGCCAAATTACTATTTCTAAGTCGTTATAAGTTCCTTTTCCCATTCCTCTCAAGGCAGCCATCCCTAGTTTGTTGtcctttagatcaggggtccaCAACTCCTGGTCTGTGACCCAGCAGCACTCCACAGCCTAGGCAGGTTGAAggcacagatctcctgccccgcGAGCACCACTGCACTGCCACGTGCACATTTGTGAGCACACGCCACCGCCCTGCGGGTGTGCCACGCCCCCCCAACCAGTTCATTGTtgggaaaaggttgaggaccactgctttagatcattAGTAGACAAAATATGGATTGTATGGAGCCCTGGTGAGCATTGTGACTCCTCTGAGTGCCTGGCCTCCCCACTTATGACACTAACCTTGGTGCAGCATGGGCTCGAAAAAATAACCTTTTcccttgtgtttttattttaaaacaggacTTGTGTTCTATATGAACCTAATTTCCAAAGCTAAATAGTGTTCCCATCAGCATCCCCAGAGTGCTATTAGTCTGTAAATTGCAACTCATTATGCAATAGATAATGTTTACAGATATTccttaatttatggttaattctTATCTAAAAGTTCCACTGTTTGTGTAAGTGTGCAGCAGGAATTCAGCTAGTTTGTTCACCACCCATGCtatgtttcttttgaaaatagTACTTCAGCAAGgctttggggggaaaaggcagtGAAGCTTAGTGTGTCTGGGAAATTTGGCCGCAGACACACCAAAGTTGTTAACCTGTTCTTTGGATGTTTGGCAGGCAACCATCCaggtcagcatggccaatggtcagggatgaAGGAACATCTTAAGGGCAATAATTTGGGGAAGGTTGCCCGAAACTAATTATTGATATTCAGCAATTTCCTTCTTACAGTAGAATGACATTCTAAATAAAACTAAATAGTTAAGTACTGCATTctcataggaatcactgtgtATGCATCTTTCCCAATGACCTATTATAATTAGTATACCTGCTCTTATTTTATGACAGGTAGAGGAGGAGCATCCATTTATGGCAAACAGTTTGAAGATGAACTTCATCCAGAGCTGAAGTTTACAGGTAGGTAATTTGATGGCTGTTTTAAATCCTCCATGCGTCACCACCTAAAGATAAAGAATGTGGTATTTGAAGTTTACTGCCGACTCCCAATCAAGGACAAGATACAGATGagacctttgaaaaacaaaggacatgatgtagtagtaatgggaggTTTCAGTTATCCTGATTTCTGCTGGGAGgcaattctgccaaatatggtgcTGCAAAGAAATTCCTGACTTGTGTTGTTGATAATTGTCTCCTGCAGTAAGTGGAAGAAGAAACTAGAAGATTAGCTATCCTGgaacttgattctaaccaatagaaatTATTTTGTGGAAGAAGCGGCATTAAGGGGAACTCTTGGGGAAAGTGACAATGTTCTCCTTGAGTACTTGATTGGAAAGGAAACCAAAGTAGAGCGTCACTGCACAGGTaggctggattttaggaaagccagttttaataaactcagaaaagTGATAAGTAAAGTCCCGTGGAAGTatatcctaacaagaaaaggagtccaagaatggtgggagtttctaaaaaaggaaattctaaaggcccAACTACAAgcaattccaacaaggaaaaaaaagcagaagagagCAAAAAAGACCAATATAGCTTCACAGAAATCTcaaagaggacctgaaaacaaaaaagggacacatataggaagtggaaggatgGCCGGACGACAAAGAAAGAGTAAGGACAGGTAGCAAAGAATTGTGGGGATGGCATTAGGAaagcaaaagctgaaaatgagctgaggctagcataggaaaagagagaaaagaaacagtggctcagccaCTCAGGGGGCTTTAAAAATTATAGCAGATAacgaagaaaaggcagaagttctGAAtgcctattttagctcagtcttttcccaaaagacagtctatgaccctccagataaATGTGAAGTAGAAATTGATGGGATGGGTTTCCAGCTTGGGCTGgttaaatagtcaaggaatactttatATTTTGAACAGGTACAGATATCTGGGGCCTAATGAACTGCATctaagagtattgaaggaactagctgaagaattctcagaacaACTCTTACTTTCTTGCAGTCATGGAGAGTGAGTGAAATGCCAGGTGATTGGAGGAAGGCTAatgtccttatcttcaaaaagtACAAAAAGGAGGAAGCTGGGAACTACAGatcaatcagcttgacatcaatgtcagggaaaattctagagctgATTATAAAGGCATCACTCCGCAAGCACCTTGAAAGGAATGCAGtgataattagaagccaacatggatttgtgaaAAACAAATTCTACCGGACTAATCTTATCTCACTTTTCATTGGGTAACCTACTTGACGGACAGTGGAAATGCAGTAGATGTTCTAAATCTTGACTTCAAAAAGCTTTTAACAAAGTGTCCGTGATATTCTGATTACCAAGATAattagatgtgggctggatagaacagctATCAGGTGGGTATGCAGTTGGTTAGAGAATTATATTCAGACAATGCTTATAAATGGGTCCTTTTTAAACTCAGAGGAGGCAACACGTGGGGTACCCACAAGGCTCTGTcttgggcctggtgctcttcaacatttttataaatTACTTGCATGAGGTGGTGTAGGGAATGTTTATCAGATGACACAACATTACGTGGAGTAGCcaataccctagaagacaaacacaattcaaaaagatcttgttaagcttgagcactgggctgaaaacaacaaaataaaatttaacagggataagttcaGAGTTctacactgggggtggggggaatcaaatACACAGTGACAAGAGAAGGGAAACTTGGCTCTGTAATGCTACAAGCAAGAAGtatcttggaatcattgtagatcagaagctgaatatgagccaacagtgtgatgtggctgcaaaaaagacaaatactattttagggtgcattaacaAAAGCGGAGTCTCTAAACCCTGTGAAGTACTAATTCTGTTCTAGTCAGGACTTGTTAGGCCCCATCTTGAGTACTGGGTCCACTTCTCGACACCGtgctttaaaaaggatgccaacaaacgaACAAGTTCataggaggacaacaaggatgattaggggagtGGAAACCAAGtgctatgaggaaagactgaaagaactgggcatgagaaaagaagatagaGGGGAAGTAAGATCTcagtcttcaaatacttgaaagattccCTTACAGAGCTGAAGCATCAtttgttcttggtcatcccagaatAAATGTACTAATGGGCtgaaattacaggaagccagattttggatgaatacagtggtgccctgcttgatgattaccccgcttgatgctGAAATCGTTTAATGATGCCTTTCATcaaaacgatgattcaaagggttttttcgcttaacaacgatcagttccctgcttctggaactaATTTTTCGCTGGATGACGattgaaaacagctgattggcgggtcgcaaaatggctccccactgttttcaggactgattgctcgctatacaggcattggaaaatggttGCCCTATGGAAGGATCTTTGCAAAATGAGcagatattttccccattggaatacattgaaccagttttcagtgcattgcaatgggttttttactttcgcttgatgacgatttcgcttaacagctatttgaatggaatggattatcctcgtcaagcaaagcgccactgtatcaggaaaaaccttccaactattagagcagtacaaaaatggaatCAATTACATAGgaaggtggtgaacactccagcACTGGTaacattccagagaaaattagaCACAATCTGCCAgatagatatactttgatttccattcctgcactgaacagggggttggacttgatggccttataggccccttccagctctgttattctttgattctgtgatAAGTGTTCCTAGAATTACAGAGAGGTAGAGGTATTTATTTAATCAAATTCGTATAGTGCTCAATGCATTAGAAATAACTGAGCTGTGAGAAATACAGATCCAAAGTAGTGCAATAAATTACAGTATGACACTAATAACCAGTATATAAAATAGCAATATAAACATATAGTTGAGTCATGAATTGGGAAGTTTGAGTGAAAAGAATGTGTGTGCACCCAAATAATGAAAAATCAACAGAGATGGTGCTTGTTTATTGTTACTAAGCCTTCCTGGCAAGTAGCAGAAATAAAATGATACAATACAAAGTTGTTCCACTGTAACAGTTTTAACAGCCAAAAAAGTTTACCTACTTCTTCAGGAAATAAAATCTAGCTTCTGAATTTGTTTGTTGAACATATTTTGTATGACATAGTCACGTATTATCAGATgcccttttaaagaaaatctgtctttaaGTTGGAATTTTCTATCCAGTTATTGATTAAAACATTCTCCATATGGAGGCAGAAAGGAGATTTAAGTTATCACTATTGCTGAATGTACCTTATGTTGTCTTCCTGTATCATTGCAGTAAATATTGAACTCACATGCTCAGTCCCTATAAGTGTTCTTTTGAATtgttacacaaatgcaagaatgGGTAATACCTTTTATTTGTCCACTAAAACAGTAAATAAGTAGCAAGCTTGTGTGGatgaaattcacttcctcaggctaAACACACTTCATTCATGAATAATGCAGAAAATTGTACGGTTGTTACCTTTtgctttgtctttgttttatGTAAAGATTTACTTGGATGTTTTAGGTTGGTAACACAGCTTTTTCTCTCTAAGGTGCAGGAATCCTTGCTATGGCAAATGCAGGACCAGATACAAATGGAAGCCAGTTCTTTGTCACATTAGCACCAACTCAGTGGCTTGATGGGAAACACACTATATTTGGTCGTGTTTCACAAGGAATTGGAGTAGTCAACAGAGTGGGCATGGTAGAAACTAATGCACAAGATCGTCCAGTGGATGATGTGAAACTTTTGAAGGTTTACCCATCTGGCTAGACTAGAATtgtaacagttttttaaaatcaaattgtatTGTTTTCAATTTCTTCGAAGATATTTGTTGCGTTCCAAGAGTTATTGTGTAAAATTATTTTGTACTAAATGCATTTTCAGAATTTGCCATCAACTTTTCTATTAAAGCTAAATTCATGAAATGGCTCGAGTTATTTGAAGGGAGGAGGTACCATCAGATTATGGTGTGGCAGTTTTTCTAATCTTTATTTTGTCTACTACATCTGGTTGAATTAAAGTGCAGAAATTGAAAACAggcaaaggccagaatcctgtttctgATTTGTGTGCGTGTGCAAGTAAAACTGCATAACTCACAGTGGGAACTTGCTGCTAACTAATGCCATTCGCATTTCTAGGTATATCCCTGTTGTGCATATGCCTCATTAGTTTGTGGGGAAGGGATTTTTGATTAATCCCAGTCTCGTTATTCGGCAGGAAATAGCCCTACCTCCTCAGGTTGACAAGGGAGTGAGAACCTTCAAACTCACAGGAGGTAGAGGAGCCCTCTTATGTCCATGCCATTCCTGTGCTGCTGCTTTGGAGCAGTAGAAAAAAGCCTGTTATTTCGTGGAAGTCATGAGAATTCTTTGTAACTTGCAGAGGTGCACGGGGGAACAAGTTCCGTCAGAGGCTGCCTCCGTAAAGAGTGTTATGTACCTTATGGGAAAACAGAGGTTCAGATTCTCATCAAATAGACAAGAAAGTAGACTAATGGAAGGGGCCAGCAGGATACTGTACTCTTCTAAAGTCAAACTGTGTTGAAGATACTCCTAGCAGGTGCTAAAGGATCTTTTGCCAACATGTGAAAAGATGATACATTGAAAAAAGTCCATTTGCAGTGCTTTGCAAATGTGTGAATTTTCTTGAAGGCTTCTTTTTATCTTGCCATTTTCACTCTGAGGCTTTGAAAGCCAATCTTCCTTATTCTCCTTATTCTGTGTCAAGTAAGGCTTTACGATGTGAATATTTGAAGATTAAAGGCTCACAATGGAATTGGATATTGCAAAATCACATGTATCGGTTGCCAAGAGGAAAAAAGATAAATTCATGTTATATTATTAATAGTGATTTTCCAAGTTAGTGCGAT
This sequence is a window from Pogona vitticeps strain Pit_001003342236 chromosome 4, PviZW2.1, whole genome shotgun sequence. Protein-coding genes within it:
- the LOC110085282 gene encoding peptidyl-prolyl cis-trans isomerase-like 1 isoform X1 is translated as MAAVPPDAWQPPTVSLETTMGLIVVELYWKHAPKTCKNFAELARRGYYNGTKFHRIIKDFMIQGGDPTGTGRGGASIYGKQFEDELHPELKFTGAGILAMANAGPDTNGSQFFVTLAPTQWLDGKHTIFGRVSQGIGVVNRVGMVETNAQDRPVDDVKLLKVYPSG
- the LOC110085282 gene encoding peptidyl-prolyl cis-trans isomerase-like 1 isoform X2 yields the protein MAAVPPDAWQPPTVSLETTMGLIVVELYWKHAPKTCKNFAELARRGYYNGTKFHRIIKDFMIQGGDPTGTGRGGASIYGKQFEDELHPELKFTGT